CACAATCAAACGGGCAGAGCGGAATGCCGTATCACCGGAAGTGATCGGTGCAGCAATAACTCCCAGGACAGCCAGTACACCACCGACCGTTCCCAGCCACTCTTTTGTTATACTGTCTACAATAACAGCCGCATTGCTCTCTCCCATCCCATTCTCATGATAGAAATAAGTTGCAGCGGCAGCCCAGATCAGGGCAACGATACCTTCGGTTATCATGGCACCAAAGAAAACCGGACGTCCCATATTTTCATTCTTGATACAACGGGCCATCAGCGGACTTTGCGTGGCATGGAATCCGGAAATCGCACCACAGGCAATGCTGACGAACATAATCGGGAAAATAGGCAGATTTGCCGGATGTTTGTTAGTCAGTCCGTCGGTCAATTCCGGCAACGGCGGATGATTCACAAACAACATCACCAGGATACCGACAGCCATAAACAACAGGGCAGCGGCAAACAACGGATAAATCTTTCCGATAATTTTATCGACCGGCAACAACGTTGCCAGGATATAATAGATAAAGACCACAAATATCCAGAAGGTAGCATCGAGATATTCAGGTGTAAGTTTTGCCAGCAAACCAGCCGGTCCTGCCACAAAGACGGCTCCAACCAGGATCATCAGAATCACGGTAAAGCCACGCATGAACTGTTTGAAATTATGACCGAGATAACGACCGATGATCTCCGGCAGGCTCTCCCCGTTGTTACGCAGTGAAAGCATTCCCGCCAGATAGTCGTGGACGGCTCCGGCAAAAATAGTACCCAACACGATCCACAGAAAAGAGGCTGTACCGAACTTCGCCCCCATAATGGCACCGAAGATCGGACCCAGTCCGGCAATATTCAGAAACTGGATCATAAAGACTTTCCAGGAGGACATCGGGATATAATCGACTCCGTCCTGATGCGTGTAAGCCGGAGTTTTACGGGATGGGTCAATCCCGAAGATGCGTTCTATAAAAGAACCGTAGATGAAATAGCCTGCAATAAGAGCTGCAAGGCAACAGATAAAGGTTATCATGGTGGTAAGTTCTATCAGGGTGAGTTATCCTGTTATCAAAAAGGATTTACAAATACAGGTTCATTTGCCGTCAACTTCAACTGACGGCAAATGAACCTGTAATAGCCGAGTTATTTAGCTATTCAGTAAACGTTTTACCGTTTCTGAAATAGCACGTCCTTCCGCCTTACCGGCAAGAGCTTTGGAAGCAACGCCCATTACTTTACCCATGTCTTTCGGGCCAGCGGCACCTACCTGGGCGATGATCGCTTTTATTTCTGTTTCCAGTTCTTCGGCAGTCATCTGTTTCGGAAGATAAGCTTCAAGCACCTTTACCTGCGCCAGTTCAGCTTCCGCCAGGTCTGCACGGTTTTGCTGGGTGTAGATTTCAGCTGAATCCTTGCCCTGTTTTACCAGCTTCTGGATCATCTTCGTAGCATCGGCATCTGTCAGGGTATCGTTGGCTCCCGGAGCTGTCTTAGCTTCCAGAAAGACTTTCTTTACATTTCTCAATGTTTCGAGGGCAACCTTATCTTTTGCCTTCATTGCGTTTTTAATGTCTTCGCTGACTCTTTCAAACAAATCCATATATTAATTGCTTATTAAAAATTATCGAAAACTTATCACCTGCTTACCTCCGGTATCCGGTTTCTTTCCTTCCGGACGCGAAGCCGACGGAGCCGTTGCAGTGGCCGATGATACCGGAATATCACTGCCCTGTACTTTCGAACGGGCACGGGCGATCACTTTCGGGTCACGGTTATAAGTAGGATTATCTTCGATCAAGGCGATCAATGCATCGTCGTCCAGTTCATCCTGCGTCAGTACGACCGCTTTGGCACGGGCAGCCACACGACGCATACGCTGGCCGGAAGCACCGTAATATTTGTCGATCAGGTCTTTTTCGGCACGTTCCTTGTTCAGGCGTTCCTCTTCCAGGCGAAGCTCTTCCTCGGTCATGCGGCCCTGTTCGATCTGACGTTTTTCGGCGATCTGCGGAATGTCTTCCATTCCGAAACCGGTAGCCAGGATCGTCATCTTCACTTTCGATCCCAATGTCGTATCGACAGCCGTACCCCAAATCACTTCGATATCGCGTCCGAAGCGCGACATGAAATCGTGCACATCGTTCATTTCTTCCATACGCAGTTCCGCTTCTTCGCCGAACGAAACGTTGAACAATATCTTCTTAGCGTTGAAAACGTCATTATTGTTCAGCAACGGAGAGTTCAACGCATCTTCGATCGCCTGGCGCACACGGCCTTCACCTTCACCGAAACCGTTACTCATCAAGGCAACGCCACCGTCTTTCATAGTGGTATTGACATCGGCAAAGTCGAGGTTGATAATACCCGGAAGGGTGATGATCTCGGCAATACTCTTGGCGGCAATCGTCAGCGTATCATCCGCTTTCCCGAAGGCATTCGTCATGGTCAAGTCGGAATAGATGGCACGCAGGCGTTCGTTGTTGATCACCAGCAGGGCATCCACATTCTTGCTGATCTCTTCCACCCCGTTCAGGGCCTGAATGATCTTGCGTTCGCCTTCAAAGACGAAAGGTATGGTGACGATACCGACGGTCAGAATTCCCATATCCTTGGCGATGCGGGCAATGACCGGAGCAGCTCCCGTTCCCGTACCGCCACCCATTCCGGCAGTGATAAAGACCATCTTGGTTCCGTCGCTCAGCATCTTGCGGATATCTTCCATACTTTCTTCGGCAGCCATCATGGCCCGCTCGGGCTTGTTTCCGGCTCCCAGTCCCTGGGTGATATTACGGCCCAGCGGCACTTTGACCGGCACGTCCGAACGGTTCAGCGCCTGGTTGTCTGTGTTACACAGAACGAATGTAACATCATGTATACCTTCTTTGTACATGTGGGTAACCGCGTTACCACCACCGCCTCCTACACCAATTACTTTGATGATCTTAGGAGTATCTGTCGGATAATTGAAACTTAATATTGTGTCGTCCATTGTCTTCCGGTTTTAATCCATTCGCTGATTTACTTTATATCGTCTTCGTCGTCAAACAGGCTCTTGCCAAACGTATCTATTCCCTTGGTCAGCCGTCCGAACAGACCGGGACCTTTTTTCTTTTCCGGTTTCTTCTTGGGTGGTTCGGGAACTCTCTTAGGTTCTTCCATGACAGGCTCTTCTTCCTTCTTCTCCGGTATCGGTTCTACTTTAGGCGGGATATAAAGAGCACAGTTTTCCGTTCCTCTTGCCAGCAAACCGACAGCTACGGCGTATTCGGGATTGTTGGCGATCATCTCACCGCTTTCCACGATGCCTTTGCGTACGGCAGAATAGCGAACATCCATTTTCAGGCGTTCACGGATCACTTCAGGCAGGTTCTTCAAGGCAGCACCGCCACCAGTGATAATGATACCGGCACCCAGCGAATTCATCAAGCCGGTCGCTTCGAGACGGGCATATACGTTTTCGAGGATTTCTTTCATACGGGCTTCGATCACATTATTGAGATCCGCCAGTTTAACCTCACGCAATCCCATGCCGTCGGCAGAACTTACCTGGATGCTCAGATCGTTGTCTTTCTCCATCAGGGCACTGCCGTAAGTCAGTTTCACGCGTTCAGCCTCAGCTTCCACCAGATGGAGGCTGGTGATATCGCGGGTGATCAGGTTACCGCCGAAAGGAATGACGGATAGGTTGACCAGCTGTCCGCCTTTATAAACCGTCAGTGTAGTCACCCCGGCACCGAAACCGATCAGGGCACAGCCCAGGTCCTTCTCGTTGTCGGTCAGCACCACATCGGCCAGAGCCAGCGGGGAGACAACGATATCGGCAATTTCTATTTTGGCACGGTCGGCAATACTGTTGACCACATAACGTTTCAACGAAGGCCGTCCGACAATCAGCTTATAGCGTGCCTCAATCCGGGTACAGGGAATACCTACCGGATTGGGTTCAGGTTTGTCGTCTAAAACATAGGTGGGAGAAACTGCCGCCAGCACATCCAGCATGTCCGGACGGTAATTGCAGCATTCTTCATACAGACCTTTGATAATTTCTTCCGTCACTACGCCGTCGGTCCCCAAAATACGTGGAACCGTATGGTCGATAGAACGCAGCGACTGCCCCCCGATGCCGACATACACTTTTCCGACCTTCGCGCCGTTCAGTTTATTTTCGAGCTTCAGGATAAGCCGTTTGATCTTATTCGCCGTTTCTTCCACATTATATACACATCCTCTTCGTATACAGGTAGCGGAGTTCTCAACTTCGTAGGCAATAATCGAGAGAGCCCCCGTCGGGCCCTTCGTTCCTACCATACCGACCATGTGAGAAGAGCCAAGGTCGATGGCTGCTATAAAGTCTGTGTATGCCATATCATCTATCTTTTAGTACAAACAATCTGATCTTTGTATTTTAAATTAATTATACTGTATTTCTCCCAGCCGGTTTTAGGTATGACCTTATCGTAGAAGAGGCGGAGGTTATCCAGCTTTTCTTCGAAATCGGCGAAAGAGCCCAGTACAATACGGTGGTTTCCCACCCGGGGAATCAGTTCCACTTCGTTATCAGGATGAACATAAATCTGTTCGATCTGATTATTCCAGAACTCATTCTCCTGCAAAAATAATGCAAATTTGTATAAGTCGGTTACCGCCAGCTCTTTTTCGACATATCCGCTTACTAAAGGAACGTCGGCAACATAACGGAAACTGACCGGCATCGTGGTGCCGAGGTTATCCACGTAGAAGTTCCCTCTGGAGCTAATCACACGCAAGATAGGAATTTTCTGCTCAACTTCAAGCTTAATAATGCCCGAAGGTGTCTTATAGGCTTCGATACGGGCGATCATTTCGTTCTTTTTCAGTTCCGTTTCTATCTTATCGGTGTTGATCGCATCCATAGGCTTTTTGATCGGGTTCAGATCCGCCTTTTTGAGAATCGACACCAGGTCGCTCTCACTCACGAAATGCTTGTCAAGACTGTCCTTTACCACGACCTGGAGGTCCTGGCATACCTTGTCCTGCTTCATATCCTGAAAGAAGAAGGCGACAAACACGATGTAACAAGACAACAGTGTAGCTACTACTATGGAAACTATACGAATCACAATTTCTTATCCAATATTTGTTTTACAGGTTCGATCAACCGGTCGATATCACCGGCACCGACCATCAATACCACTTCAAACGTATCCGCCTCTTTCTCCACCAGATCGAGCAGTTCGCTTTTGCGGATCAGCTTTTTGGCGGGAATAGTGACAGCATCGAATATGATTTCCGAAGTAACCCCCGGAATAGGTTCTTCCCGCGCAGGATAAATATCCAGCAGGATCAGTTCGTCCAGCAGCGACAGGCTGGCGGCAAAGTCAGGCGCAAAGTCGCGTGTGCGGGTGTATAGGTGCGGCTGGAAGATTCCCGTCACTTTGCGTCCGGCATAGAGTTCCTTTACGGACTGAATGCTGGCTGCCAGTTCGGCAGGATGGTGGGCATAATCGTCGATCAGGACGATATTGTCTTTCTTCAGGTGGAAATCGAAACGGCGTTTCGGACCTCCGAAAGAAGCCATACCTTTCTTTATTTCTTCGGGCGTTGCGCCGTTCATCCATGCCAAAGCGATGGCGGCAACACCATTCTCTATGTTTACTTTCACAGGAACACCCAACTGGATATCGGCAATGCGGATATCAGGACCTACAAAATCGAACCAGATCTCACCGTTGCCGATACGGACGTTTTCAGCATAAAAGTCGGGCTTGTCAGTTGACAGTTGACAGTTGACAGTTGACAGATCTTCAGCTCCAGTGTAGGTATAGAGCTTCACGCCCTCTTTCAGGCGGGGTGCCACATCAATGCCTTTCTTCATGACCAGGCAGCCATCGGGACGGATCAGTGATGTGAAATGCTCGAAACTTTCGCGGTAGGCTTCTGCCGTACCATAAATATCCAAATGATCCGGATCGGCGGCAGTGATCACAGCCATATAGGGAGTCAGCCAGTGGAAAGAACGGTCGAACTCGTCAGCTTCGATAACGGTCAGGTCGCTTTTATCGGAAAGCATCAGGTTGCTGCCGTAGTTCTTCAGGATACCCCCCAGGAAAGCATTGCAATCGACATGCGATTGTTTCAGCAGGTGGGCAAGCATGGAAGAGGTCGTTGTCTTTCCGTGTGTCCCGGCAATACAAAGCCCGCGCGAACAGTTGGTTATTTCACCTAATACACGGGCACGCTTCATAACCTCGAAACCGTTCTGACGGAAATAGGTCAGTTCCGTATGCGATTCGGGAACCGCCGGCGTATAGACAACCAAGGTTTGTGCCGGATCCTTGAAAGCATCCGGTATCAGGGAGGTGTTATCTTCGTAATGAATAACGGCACCTTCGCGGTTCAGCTGGGCGGTCAGGTCGGAGGGTGTTTTATCATATCCGGCTACCTGCTTTCCCCTGGAAAGAAAGTAACGGATCAGGGCACTCATTCCGATTCCTCCGGCTCCGACAAAGTAAACGGCCGTTATCGTATTTATATTCATATCGTTTTATTTTATTATCTTCATTATTTCGTCGACAATTTGGTCTGCACTGTGATGATGTGCCAGTTTTTCGATGTTACGACTCATCTGTGCCAGCCGTTCGTCGTCATGAACGACTTCGAGCGCTTTCGTGACCAGTTCCTGCTCCGCATCTTTATCTGCAACCATGATCGCCGCGTCTTTGTTTACCAAAGCGAGCGCATTTTTTGTCTGATGATCTTCCGCCACGTTGGGGGAAGGGACCAGGATGACCGGTTTCTTCAACAGACAGAGTTCGGAGATCGAACTTGCACCGGCACGGGATATGATCAGATCGGCTGCTGAATAGGCATAATCCATACGGGTGATAAAGTCGGAACACCAGATCGGCATGCCGCGATAGGCTTTCAGATGCTTGGTGGCTTCGTTGTAATAATAACGTCCAGTCTGCCAGATCACCTGTACATCAGAGCCGAACAGCTTGTCGAGGTCACCTTGAATACTTCGGTTGATCGTTCGTGCCCCCAGGCTGCCTCCTACCACCAGGATCGTTTTCTTCTCAGGCGACAGACCGAAGAAAGCCAATGCTTCTTCTTTCTTACCGAGGGCTTCCTCCAAATCCTGACGGACAGGGTTTCCGGTTACCACAATCTTGTCTGCAGGGAAGAACTTCTCCATTCCGTCGTAAGCGACACATATTTTCGATGCTTTCTTCGCGAGTAACTTATTGGTCACTCCGGCATAGGAGTTCTGCTCCTGAATCAGTGTCGGGATACCTTGCGAAGCAGCCATCCACAGGGTCGGACCACTGGCATAGCCTCCCACGCCTACTGCGATATCGGGACGGAACTCGCGGATCGTCTTCTTCGCCAGTCCGAGACTTTTACGTAGTCGGTTAAGCACCTTTATATTATTGAACAGGTGAGCACGGTCGAAACCACTCACCGGTAAGCCTACTATCTGATAGCCGGCGGCCGGAACCTTCTCCATTTCCATCCGGTCTTCCGCACCTACAAATAAGATTTCCGCATCAGGAAAACGTTTCCTGATGGTATTGGCGATGGAGATGGCCGGGAAGATATGCCCGCCGGTTCCGCCGCCACTTATTATTATACGGTACTGTTTCATTTTCTATTTTGTTTCTGTTACTTCTTCTTCCGTTTCGGGTAGCGTATCAGGCACCCAGTTGGATATTTCTTCTTCCGTAATAGCCGGAGCCGCACCAGCACCTTCGGTTTCCTCTTCCGGAAGCTCATCTTCTTCGTTACCCATATTGGCTCCGAAACGGCTCACACTCAGGATGATCCCGAAATAGATACAGGATATCACCGTAGAGGTACCACCACGGCTGACCAACGGCATCGGCTGACCGGTCACCGGTATCAGGTTGACTGCCACTGCCATATTCGCAAGTGCCTGCACCACGATCAGCAGGCCGCACCCCAATACAAGGTATTTCGGAAAGGCTTTATCGCATTTCCGGGCAATCATCCCGACTCGCACCAACAGCATGATATACAGCATTAATACGAATACGCCCCCGACGACGCCCAACTCTTCTATAATGATCGCATAAATAAAGTCGGAATAAGCCTGCGGAAGAAAATCCCTCTGCTGGCCATGACCAGGCAACTGTCCGAACAAACCTCCGTGTGCAATCGCGATCTTTGCATGGGAGACCTGGTAATTATCATCGGTTATCTTATATACACCATTTTCATCGGTATCCGATTCATGCCCGTCGAAGAAACGCTCCAAACGTCCCTGCCATGTGGCAAAACGATCCGGCAGATACTGAGTGACTCCTGCCGGCGTAAACCGCAACAACACGATAAACAGGATAAGTGCCAATATCAGGACACCCGCCAGTTTTCCCAGTTTCATCAGCGGCAACTGCCCGATAAACATCATCAGGAAGCAAACGCCAAACAACATAAAAGCAGTCGAGAAGTTCTCGGGAAGGATTAGGACACATGTCGTCCCCACCCCGATCAATATATACTTGAATATCTGGTCGTCCGTAAATTTACTCCGCTTACTGAGCAGGAAAGCGATGAACACAATGGATGCGAGCTTCGCAAACTCGGAGGGCTGGAACTGTATCCCGAATATCTCCAGCCAGCGGTGCGCATCATTGGCATTGATTCCCACAAAAGGCGTGACGATCAACATCAGCACCGACACAGGAAGCAACAGAATAAACGCCGGAAAGAACCGGCACGGGACATTGTGCAGCAACAAGACAAGCACAAATCCCCCCAGCAGGAAAGTGGCATGCCGGACGATCGGTGCCCAATGATTCGCGTTCTTATAGGCAATCGTGCTCGTAGCACTGAACACCTCAATCACCGAAATCAAGCACAGGAACATAAAGATGATCCATATCACCCGGTCGCCCTTAAATAATTTACTTGCCAGATCCATTCTAATTCA
This is a stretch of genomic DNA from Parabacteroides chongii. It encodes these proteins:
- a CDS encoding carbon starvation CstA family protein, with the translated sequence MITFICCLAALIAGYFIYGSFIERIFGIDPSRKTPAYTHQDGVDYIPMSSWKVFMIQFLNIAGLGPIFGAIMGAKFGTASFLWIVLGTIFAGAVHDYLAGMLSLRNNGESLPEIIGRYLGHNFKQFMRGFTVILMILVGAVFVAGPAGLLAKLTPEYLDATFWIFVVFIYYILATLLPVDKIIGKIYPLFAAALLFMAVGILVMLFVNHPPLPELTDGLTNKHPANLPIFPIMFVSIACGAISGFHATQSPLMARCIKNENMGRPVFFGAMITEGIVALIWAAAATYFYHENGMGESNAAVIVDSITKEWLGTVGGVLAVLGVIAAPITSGDTAFRSARLIVADFLHKEQKSMSSRLMICIPLFIVAIGILLYSLKDKDGFDMIWRYFAWTNQTLAVFTLWALTVFLARSKKLYIVTLIPALFMTAVCSTYIFVAPEGLGMGVAVSQAIGIVITVITLVAFLWWKKKQSV
- a CDS encoding GatB/YqeY domain-containing protein; the protein is MDLFERVSEDIKNAMKAKDKVALETLRNVKKVFLEAKTAPGANDTLTDADATKMIQKLVKQGKDSAEIYTQQNRADLAEAELAQVKVLEAYLPKQMTAEELETEIKAIIAQVGAAGPKDMGKVMGVASKALAGKAEGRAISETVKRLLNS
- the ftsZ gene encoding cell division protein FtsZ, yielding MDDTILSFNYPTDTPKIIKVIGVGGGGGNAVTHMYKEGIHDVTFVLCNTDNQALNRSDVPVKVPLGRNITQGLGAGNKPERAMMAAEESMEDIRKMLSDGTKMVFITAGMGGGTGTGAAPVIARIAKDMGILTVGIVTIPFVFEGERKIIQALNGVEEISKNVDALLVINNERLRAIYSDLTMTNAFGKADDTLTIAAKSIAEIITLPGIINLDFADVNTTMKDGGVALMSNGFGEGEGRVRQAIEDALNSPLLNNNDVFNAKKILFNVSFGEEAELRMEEMNDVHDFMSRFGRDIEVIWGTAVDTTLGSKVKMTILATGFGMEDIPQIAEKRQIEQGRMTEEELRLEEERLNKERAEKDLIDKYYGASGQRMRRVAARAKAVVLTQDELDDDALIALIEDNPTYNRDPKVIARARSKVQGSDIPVSSATATAPSASRPEGKKPDTGGKQVISFR
- the ftsA gene encoding cell division protein FtsA encodes the protein MAYTDFIAAIDLGSSHMVGMVGTKGPTGALSIIAYEVENSATCIRRGCVYNVEETANKIKRLILKLENKLNGAKVGKVYVGIGGQSLRSIDHTVPRILGTDGVVTEEIIKGLYEECCNYRPDMLDVLAAVSPTYVLDDKPEPNPVGIPCTRIEARYKLIVGRPSLKRYVVNSIADRAKIEIADIVVSPLALADVVLTDNEKDLGCALIGFGAGVTTLTVYKGGQLVNLSVIPFGGNLITRDITSLHLVEAEAERVKLTYGSALMEKDNDLSIQVSSADGMGLREVKLADLNNVIEARMKEILENVYARLEATGLMNSLGAGIIITGGGAALKNLPEVIRERLKMDVRYSAVRKGIVESGEMIANNPEYAVAVGLLARGTENCALYIPPKVEPIPEKKEEEPVMEEPKRVPEPPKKKPEKKKGPGLFGRLTKGIDTFGKSLFDDEDDIK
- a CDS encoding cell division protein FtsQ/DivIB, which produces MIRIVSIVVATLLSCYIVFVAFFFQDMKQDKVCQDLQVVVKDSLDKHFVSESDLVSILKKADLNPIKKPMDAINTDKIETELKKNEMIARIEAYKTPSGIIKLEVEQKIPILRVISSRGNFYVDNLGTTMPVSFRYVADVPLVSGYVEKELAVTDLYKFALFLQENEFWNNQIEQIYVHPDNEVELIPRVGNHRIVLGSFADFEEKLDNLRLFYDKVIPKTGWEKYSIINLKYKDQIVCTKR
- the murC gene encoding UDP-N-acetylmuramate--L-alanine ligase → MNINTITAVYFVGAGGIGMSALIRYFLSRGKQVAGYDKTPSDLTAQLNREGAVIHYEDNTSLIPDAFKDPAQTLVVYTPAVPESHTELTYFRQNGFEVMKRARVLGEITNCSRGLCIAGTHGKTTTSSMLAHLLKQSHVDCNAFLGGILKNYGSNLMLSDKSDLTVIEADEFDRSFHWLTPYMAVITAADPDHLDIYGTAEAYRESFEHFTSLIRPDGCLVMKKGIDVAPRLKEGVKLYTYTGAEDLSTVNCQLSTDKPDFYAENVRIGNGEIWFDFVGPDIRIADIQLGVPVKVNIENGVAAIALAWMNGATPEEIKKGMASFGGPKRRFDFHLKKDNIVLIDDYAHHPAELAASIQSVKELYAGRKVTGIFQPHLYTRTRDFAPDFAASLSLLDELILLDIYPAREEPIPGVTSEIIFDAVTIPAKKLIRKSELLDLVEKEADTFEVVLMVGAGDIDRLIEPVKQILDKKL
- the murG gene encoding undecaprenyldiphospho-muramoylpentapeptide beta-N-acetylglucosaminyltransferase, which produces MKQYRIIISGGGTGGHIFPAISIANTIRKRFPDAEILFVGAEDRMEMEKVPAAGYQIVGLPVSGFDRAHLFNNIKVLNRLRKSLGLAKKTIREFRPDIAVGVGGYASGPTLWMAASQGIPTLIQEQNSYAGVTNKLLAKKASKICVAYDGMEKFFPADKIVVTGNPVRQDLEEALGKKEEALAFFGLSPEKKTILVVGGSLGARTINRSIQGDLDKLFGSDVQVIWQTGRYYYNEATKHLKAYRGMPIWCSDFITRMDYAYSAADLIISRAGASSISELCLLKKPVILVPSPNVAEDHQTKNALALVNKDAAIMVADKDAEQELVTKALEVVHDDERLAQMSRNIEKLAHHHSADQIVDEIMKIIK
- a CDS encoding FtsW/RodA/SpoVE family cell cycle protein; protein product: MDLASKLFKGDRVIWIIFMFLCLISVIEVFSATSTIAYKNANHWAPIVRHATFLLGGFVLVLLLHNVPCRFFPAFILLLPVSVLMLIVTPFVGINANDAHRWLEIFGIQFQPSEFAKLASIVFIAFLLSKRSKFTDDQIFKYILIGVGTTCVLILPENFSTAFMLFGVCFLMMFIGQLPLMKLGKLAGVLILALILFIVLLRFTPAGVTQYLPDRFATWQGRLERFFDGHESDTDENGVYKITDDNYQVSHAKIAIAHGGLFGQLPGHGQQRDFLPQAYSDFIYAIIIEELGVVGGVFVLMLYIMLLVRVGMIARKCDKAFPKYLVLGCGLLIVVQALANMAVAVNLIPVTGQPMPLVSRGGTSTVISCIYFGIILSVSRFGANMGNEEDELPEEETEGAGAAPAITEEEISNWVPDTLPETEEEVTETK